The following proteins come from a genomic window of Malus sylvestris chromosome 4, drMalSylv7.2, whole genome shotgun sequence:
- the LOC126618017 gene encoding auxin response factor 18-like isoform X2 gives MITFMDSKEKLKEGDRCLDPQLWHACAGGMVQMPPVNAKVFYFPQGHAEHACGPVDFRNCPRVSPYILCRVAAIRFMADPETDEVYAKIRLVPLNGGEAGYEDDGIGGLNGSETPDKPASFAKTLTQSDANNGGGFSVPRYCAETIFPRLDYSANPPVQTILAKDVHGETWKFKHIYRGTPRRHLLTTGWSTFVNHKKLVSGDSIVFLRAENGDLCVGIRRAKRGSGSGPESSSGWNPMGGNCTVPYGGFSAFLREDENNLMRNGNGNISNSNGSLVGKGKVGPESVSEAATLAANGQPFEVVYYPRASTPEFCVKASLVKAALQIRWCPGMRFKMAFETEDSSRISWFMGTISSVQVAEPLRWPESPWRLLQVTWDEPDLLQNVKRVSPWLVELVSNMPAIHLTPFSLPRKKMRLPQYPDFPFEGQLPMPTFSGNLLGPSSPFGCLPDKTPAGMQGARHAHYGLSLSDMHLNKLHTDLFPAGFPPLDHAAAPTKFTNNMVIHKPTISENVSCLLTMSHFTPTSKKPDDVKPPQLILFGQPILTEQQISLSSSGDTVSPVLTGNSLSDGNADRMVNHSDNSGSALHRQSIQERSSCEGFQWYKDTRNETELSLETGHCKVFMESEDVGRTLDLSLLGSYDELYRKLADMFGIDNSETLNHVLYRDGTGAVKHIGEEPFSDFVKTARRLTILIDSGSNNVGM, from the exons ATGATTACATTTATGGATTCAAAAGAGAAATTGAAGGAGGGGGATAGGTGCTTAGATCCTCAGCTATGGCATGCCTGCGCCGGCGGCATGGTTCAAATGCCACCGGTGAATGCCAAGGTCTTCTACTTCCCTCAGGGCCATGCTGAGCATGCCTGTGGGCCTGTTGATTTCAGGAATTGCCCAAGAGTTTCTCCCTATATACTTTGCCGGGTTGCCGCCATTAGGTTCATGGCTGATCCTGAGACTGATGAGGTTTATGCCAAGATTAGGTTGGTTCCTTTGAATGGGGGCGAGGCGGGCTACGAGGATGATGGAATTGGAGGGCTTAATGGGTCTGAAACGCCGGATAAACCCGCCTCATTTGCAAAAACATTGACGCAATCCGATGCAAACAATGGCGGTGGGTTCTCTGTTCCGAGATATTGTGCAGAAACCATCTTTCCGCGATTGGATTACTCTGCCAATCCCCCAGTTCAGACAATTCTTGCTAAGGATGTTCATGGTGAAACTTGGAAGTTTAAGCACATTTACAGGGGGACCCCTAGGCGGCATCTATTAACCACGGGGTGGAGTACCTTTGTGAACCACAAGAAGCTTGTTTCTGGGGACTCAATTGTGTTTTTGAGGGCAGAGAATGGTGATCTCTGTGTCGGGATTCGTCGAGCAAAGAGGGGAAGTGGAAGTGGACCGGAGTCATCTTCAGGGTGGAATCCAATGGGTGGGAATTGTACTGTGCCATATGGTGGATTCTCGGCGTTTTTGAGGGAGGATGAGAACAATCTAATGAGAAATGGCAATGGTAATATCTCTAATTCGAATGGAAGTCTAGTGGGTAAGGGGAAAGTCGGGCCTGAATCTGTTTCTGAAGCTGCAACACTTGCTGCAAATGGACAGCCCTTTGAGGTTGTTTACTACCCTAGAGCAAGTACCCCAGAATTCTGTGTGAAGGCCTCATTGGTGAAAGCAGCATTGCAGATCCGGTGGTGCCCCGGAATGAGATTCAAGATGGCCTTTGAAACTGAGGATTCTTCCCGGATAAGTTGGTTCATGGGAACTATATCCTCTGTTCAGGTTGCTGAGCCTTTGCGCTGGCCCGAGTCACCTTGGAGGCTTCTCCAG GTTACCTGGGATGAACCCGATTTACTTCAAAATGTGAAACGTGTTAGCCCATGGTTGGTAGAGTTGGTATCCAACATGCCCGCGATCCATCTGACACCTTTCTCACTGCCAAGAAAGAAGATGAGACTACCTCAATACCCAGATTTCCCTTTTGAAGGCCAACTTCCAATGCCGACTTTTTCCGGCAACCTCCTTGGACCCAGCAGCCCCTTTGGTTGTCTGCCCGACAAAACTCCTGCTGGCATGCAGGGAGCCAGGCATGCTCATTATGGTCTATCCTTATCAGATATGCACCTCAATAAACTGCACACAGATCTATTTCCGGCTGGTTTCCCGCCACTTGATCATGCTGCTGCACCCACTAAATTCACCAATAACATGGTGATTCATAAGCCTACCATAAGCGAGAATGTTTCATGCTTATTGACTATGTCACATTTTACCCCGACGTCAAAGAAACCTGATGATGTAAAGCCACCGCAGCTCATACTCTTTGGTCAGCCAATACTTACTGAGCAGCAGATCTCTCTGAGCAGCTCTGGCGATACAGTCTCACCAGTTCTTACCGGAAATAGTTTGTCCGATGGGAATGCAGATAGAATGGTAAATCATTCTGATAATTCTGGATCTGCACTTCACCGACAAAGCATACAAGAGCGCTCATCTTGTGAAGGTTTCCAATGGTACAAGGATACTCGAAATGAAACCGAACTAAGTCTGGAAACTGGTCACTGTAAAGTCTTCATGGAATCAGAAGACGTAGGTCGCACTCTTGACCTTTCACTTCTGGGGTCTTATGATGAATTGTACAGAAAACTGGCAGATATGTTTGGCATAGACAACTCTGAGACACTGAACCATGTGCTCTATCGAGATGGTACTGGTGCAGTTAAACACATTGGAGAAGAACCTTTCAG TGACTTCGTGAAAACGGCAAGGAGATTGACGATTCTAATAGATTCAGGCAGCAACAACGTAGGAATGTAA
- the LOC126618017 gene encoding auxin response factor 18-like isoform X1 — MITFMDSKEKLKEGDRCLDPQLWHACAGGMVQMPPVNAKVFYFPQGHAEHACGPVDFRNCPRVSPYILCRVAAIRFMADPETDEVYAKIRLVPLNGGEAGYEDDGIGGLNGSETPDKPASFAKTLTQSDANNGGGFSVPRYCAETIFPRLDYSANPPVQTILAKDVHGETWKFKHIYRGTPRRHLLTTGWSTFVNHKKLVSGDSIVFLRAENGDLCVGIRRAKRGSGSGPESSSGWNPMGGNCTVPYGGFSAFLREDENNLMRNGNGNISNSNGSLVGKGKVGPESVSEAATLAANGQPFEVVYYPRASTPEFCVKASLVKAALQIRWCPGMRFKMAFETEDSSRISWFMGTISSVQVAEPLRWPESPWRLLQVTWDEPDLLQNVKRVSPWLVELVSNMPAIHLTPFSLPRKKMRLPQYPDFPFEGQLPMPTFSGNLLGPSSPFGCLPDKTPAGMQGARHAHYGLSLSDMHLNKLHTDLFPAGFPPLDHAAAPTKFTNNMVIHKPTISENVSCLLTMSHFTPTSKKPDDVKPPQLILFGQPILTEQQISLSSSGDTVSPVLTGNSLSDGNADRMVNHSDNSGSALHRQSIQERSSCEGFQWYKDTRNETELSLETGHCKVFMESEDVGRTLDLSLLGSYDELYRKLADMFGIDNSETLNHVLYRDGTGAVKHIGEEPFSCSDFVKTARRLTILIDSGSNNVGM; from the exons ATGATTACATTTATGGATTCAAAAGAGAAATTGAAGGAGGGGGATAGGTGCTTAGATCCTCAGCTATGGCATGCCTGCGCCGGCGGCATGGTTCAAATGCCACCGGTGAATGCCAAGGTCTTCTACTTCCCTCAGGGCCATGCTGAGCATGCCTGTGGGCCTGTTGATTTCAGGAATTGCCCAAGAGTTTCTCCCTATATACTTTGCCGGGTTGCCGCCATTAGGTTCATGGCTGATCCTGAGACTGATGAGGTTTATGCCAAGATTAGGTTGGTTCCTTTGAATGGGGGCGAGGCGGGCTACGAGGATGATGGAATTGGAGGGCTTAATGGGTCTGAAACGCCGGATAAACCCGCCTCATTTGCAAAAACATTGACGCAATCCGATGCAAACAATGGCGGTGGGTTCTCTGTTCCGAGATATTGTGCAGAAACCATCTTTCCGCGATTGGATTACTCTGCCAATCCCCCAGTTCAGACAATTCTTGCTAAGGATGTTCATGGTGAAACTTGGAAGTTTAAGCACATTTACAGGGGGACCCCTAGGCGGCATCTATTAACCACGGGGTGGAGTACCTTTGTGAACCACAAGAAGCTTGTTTCTGGGGACTCAATTGTGTTTTTGAGGGCAGAGAATGGTGATCTCTGTGTCGGGATTCGTCGAGCAAAGAGGGGAAGTGGAAGTGGACCGGAGTCATCTTCAGGGTGGAATCCAATGGGTGGGAATTGTACTGTGCCATATGGTGGATTCTCGGCGTTTTTGAGGGAGGATGAGAACAATCTAATGAGAAATGGCAATGGTAATATCTCTAATTCGAATGGAAGTCTAGTGGGTAAGGGGAAAGTCGGGCCTGAATCTGTTTCTGAAGCTGCAACACTTGCTGCAAATGGACAGCCCTTTGAGGTTGTTTACTACCCTAGAGCAAGTACCCCAGAATTCTGTGTGAAGGCCTCATTGGTGAAAGCAGCATTGCAGATCCGGTGGTGCCCCGGAATGAGATTCAAGATGGCCTTTGAAACTGAGGATTCTTCCCGGATAAGTTGGTTCATGGGAACTATATCCTCTGTTCAGGTTGCTGAGCCTTTGCGCTGGCCCGAGTCACCTTGGAGGCTTCTCCAG GTTACCTGGGATGAACCCGATTTACTTCAAAATGTGAAACGTGTTAGCCCATGGTTGGTAGAGTTGGTATCCAACATGCCCGCGATCCATCTGACACCTTTCTCACTGCCAAGAAAGAAGATGAGACTACCTCAATACCCAGATTTCCCTTTTGAAGGCCAACTTCCAATGCCGACTTTTTCCGGCAACCTCCTTGGACCCAGCAGCCCCTTTGGTTGTCTGCCCGACAAAACTCCTGCTGGCATGCAGGGAGCCAGGCATGCTCATTATGGTCTATCCTTATCAGATATGCACCTCAATAAACTGCACACAGATCTATTTCCGGCTGGTTTCCCGCCACTTGATCATGCTGCTGCACCCACTAAATTCACCAATAACATGGTGATTCATAAGCCTACCATAAGCGAGAATGTTTCATGCTTATTGACTATGTCACATTTTACCCCGACGTCAAAGAAACCTGATGATGTAAAGCCACCGCAGCTCATACTCTTTGGTCAGCCAATACTTACTGAGCAGCAGATCTCTCTGAGCAGCTCTGGCGATACAGTCTCACCAGTTCTTACCGGAAATAGTTTGTCCGATGGGAATGCAGATAGAATGGTAAATCATTCTGATAATTCTGGATCTGCACTTCACCGACAAAGCATACAAGAGCGCTCATCTTGTGAAGGTTTCCAATGGTACAAGGATACTCGAAATGAAACCGAACTAAGTCTGGAAACTGGTCACTGTAAAGTCTTCATGGAATCAGAAGACGTAGGTCGCACTCTTGACCTTTCACTTCTGGGGTCTTATGATGAATTGTACAGAAAACTGGCAGATATGTTTGGCATAGACAACTCTGAGACACTGAACCATGTGCTCTATCGAGATGGTACTGGTGCAGTTAAACACATTGGAGAAGAACCTTTCAG TTGCAGTGACTTCGTGAAAACGGCAAGGAGATTGACGATTCTAATAGATTCAGGCAGCAACAACGTAGGAATGTAA